The segment CTCAATTCATTCCAACAAAGAATCATATTCAAGATGCGAAGTTACTTCTTCAAGCTATAAAAGATCAGGGTTGGACCGATCTTAAGTGGGCGGCATATATTAGGGCCGATAACATTGACCGTGAATTAGCTCAATTAATGGTTGAGACAGGAATGAGTTATTTTGAGATCGGGATTACATCAGGATCTCAGGAACTTGTTAGAAAAATGCAACTCGCATATAACCTTAAAACTGTACTTGAAAATTGTAGAATGCTTGTTGAGGCAGGTTTTAGAAATCATGTCTCAGTGAATTACTCATTTAATGTTTTTGATGAAACCCCTAATACAATTAAACAAACAGTTGCTTATCATAGAGAGCTAGAAAATATATTTGGGAAAGGTTTAGTAGATCCAGCTATATTTTTTATAGGTTTACAACCACATACACTTTTAGAAAAGTATGCTCTTGAAAATAATATATTAAAACCTAGTTACAATCCAATGAGTATGATGCCTTGGACAGCACGTAAACTTTTATGGAACCCTGGTCCTCTTGGTAAAAAACTGGGAGAGGTATGTTTAGAAGCTTTTGATAATAAAGATGACGAATTTGGAAAAACAGTTATTAATATTTTGGAAAGAAATTATGGTAAATCATCCTTAGATGATTCCCTAAAAGTTCGTAAATTATCAGAAAGAAAGCTTACTGCAGCAAAAGTTTAAAAGTATTAAAATTAATTTATTCGTAAGAAGATAATTAATCTTCTTTTTCAATTGAACTTGATATTCCTTTTGATTTCAAAGATTCTGAATAAAATTCAGCCGGCTCAAGATCACATACAATAACTAAACCAACACCAGTATTATGAGCTTCAAGCATAATAGAAATAGCATCTTGTTCGCTTAATTGTGGAACTACTTCTCTAAGTGCATTAGTAACATACTCCATTGAATTAACAGGATCATTGTGAAGTAAAACTTTGTATTTTGGTGATTTGTTTTTTAACGGGGCTGTTTTTTTCTCCAACACTGCTGCGTTATTATTTTCCCCTTTTTCAAACTTTATATTTGACATTACTTTTTGATTGTAATTACAAGAAAATCTATTAATCATTATATATTAATTATTCGTTCCATTGCATTATTAACATTCATTCTTGAATTGAAAGCAGATAATCGAAAATAGCCCTCACCCGCCAATCCAAATCCACTTCCTGGTGTACCTACGACATCAGCTTTTTCAAGTAAATAATCAAAAAAGTCCCAAGAAGTCATTCTATCTGGTACTTTTATCCAAACATATGGTGCATTATCACCTCCATAAACTTTAAAACCTGCACTTCTGAGCTTATTTTGCATAATTTCTGCATTTTTCATATAAAAGTCAATCAGAGAATTAACCTCTTTTTTACCTTGCGAAGAATATACCGCCTCAGCTCCTCTTTGTACGATATAGCTTACTCCATTAAATTTAGTACATTGACGCCTATTCCATAATGACCATAAATCAATTTTATCCCCTTTTGAATTTTGTCCTGATAGATTTTTTGGTATTACTGTATAAGCGCATCTAACTCCAGTAAATCCTGCATTTTTTGAGAAAGATCTAAATTCGATAGCACAATTTTTTGCCCCCTCAATCTCATATATTGAATGAGGAATATTTTTGTCTTGAATAAAAGCTTCATAAGCTGCATCGAAAAGAATCAAAGACTTGTTTTCTATGGCATAATCAACCCATTTTTTCAATTCTTGTTTAGTAATTGTTGCCCCAGTTGGATTATTTGGAAAACAAAGATAAACAATATCAACTTTCTTTTTTGGGATTTCAGGTTGAAACTTATTTTCTTCATTAATAGCTAAATATACTAATCCTTGATAAGTACCATTTTGAAGTGTTTCTCCTGTTCTCCCAGTCATCACATTAGTATCGACATAAACAGGATAAACCGGATCGGTTACGGCAATTAAATTATCACTCCCAAGAATATCTAAAATATTGCTACTATCGCATTTTGAACCATCAGAAACAAATATTTCTTCCGATGAGATTTGACACCCTCTTGAAATAAAATCATTTACAGAAATTTTTTCCCTAAGCCATCCATATCCTTGCTCTGGGCCGTAACCTTTAAATCCGTTATTTGTTCCCATTTCATTTAATGCTTCGCCCATAGCTTTAACACAAGCTTTAGGTAGCGGCTCCGTCACATCGCCTATTCCAAGCTTAATGACTTTCGAACTGCTATTGGCTTGAGTATAGTTGTTAACTCTTTTTGAAATTTCAGGAAATAAATATCCTGCTTTGAGTTTTAAATAATTTTCGTTAACTTTAACCACTTTAAAAAATTTCTAAACTTAACCTATATAAGAATAATGGACAATGTACTTAACCGGGAATTAGATGTTAATATAAAGGTGGTTATGATTTAATTAAAGAAACAATCATAGCTATTTAATCAATTTCAAATCGTTTGAAAGTCGTCTAAAACTAAAACACTTAGCAAGTCAAACTGCTACTAATTATTTTAAAAATCTAATAACTTAAGCTTTCAAGAAATTGCTAGCGAAAAATTAAATATGTAATTATTTACTTTTTATCGATTTTCAAAAATTCAAAACATACTTTAAAATTTTTATGTCTCAGCAAATTGTAATAGCTGAGCAGGCGCGTATTGCAGCACTACTCACAGATGATCAAGTTGATGAATTAATCGTCGCACAAGGTCAATATCAAATCGGGGATATTTTTTTAGGAACTGTTGAAAATGTCCTACCAGGTATTGATGCTGCCTTTATAGATATTGGAGAAAGTGAAAAAAATGGCTTTATTCATGTATCAGATCTAGGTCCATTAAGATTAAAAAAAGGTGTTGTAGGAATTACTGAACTTCTTGAACCAAAACAAAAAGTTCTCGTGCAAGTAATGAAAGAACCTACTGGAAATAAAGGACCTAGACTTACAGGTAATATCTCGTTACCTGGTAAATATTTGATACTGCAACCATATGGACAAGGAGTCAATATTTCTAGAAAGATAAATACTGAGACTGAAAGAAGTCGTTTAAGAGCTCTTGGAGTTTTAATTAAACCGCCTAGCACAGGATTATTATTTCGAACTGAAGCAGAACAAATCAAAGAAGAATTTCTTATTGAAGATTTAGAACATTTAATTCAACAATGGGATCAAGTATTAAAAAATTCAGAGAATAATCATCCACCAAATTTAATAAGTAGAGATGAGAATTTTTCATTAAAAATTTTAAGAGATTACATCAAATCATCAACTAGTAAAATTGTAATTGATAATAAAATCGCTCTCGAAAAAGCAAAAGACTTTTTAGTTAATAATGACTCTAATTTGGATCTTGTTTTTCACAATAATGAAATAAATGAGCATATTTTAGAAAAATACCAAATTAATAAAACTATTCAAAAGGCGCTTCAGCCAAGAGTAGATTTACCTTCAGGAGGTTACATAATTATTGAACCTACTGAAGCATTGACAGTAATTGACGTTAATTCTGGATCTTTCACAAGATCAGCTAATTCAAGACAAACTGTTTTATGGACGAATTGTGAAGCAGCTATAGAAATTTCTAGACAAATGAAATTAAGAAATATTGGGGGAGTTTTAGTTATAGATTTTATAGATATGGAATCTCGAAGAGATCAATTTCAGTTACTTGAACATTTTACTTTAGCCATTAAAGATGATTCAGCAAGGCCACAAATAGCTCAATTAACTGAGTTAGGTTTAGTTGAATTAACAAGAAAAAGACAAGGTCAAAATATATATGAATTGTTTAGTACTAAATGCAATAACTGCAATGGATTAGGGCATAAAGAAAAATTACCAAATTATAAAAATATTTCTTTAAAAACTAATCAAAATGCAAAAAAATCCAGTAAAATTAATGATACCAAAATCTCAGATTCAACTCCCATTCAATTAATTGAAAATCAGGAAACGATCATTGGGGAAGAGTTAACTAAAACCAAAAACACCATTAAAGACGATGATCATTCCAATAAAAGGGGGAATGATAATGAATTACCTAATACAAACAATCGTAGTGAAAAGAAAGTAATCACGGTTGAGCTTAGTAATGATGAAAAAATTGTTTACAGCCAATTGGGTATTAATCCATTAATTAAATTAGGAAAGGAATATCTAAGTAGTAATCACTTAGTACGTTTGGAAGATGTTAAGAACAAGGAAAAAGATGATTCCGAGCAAAATGTAAAAACAAATAATAAAGTTACAAGTAAGAATACAAATAAAATAACCTCAACTTTTGATTCAAAAGAAGAGGTTGAAGCAGATTACTCTAAAGAAGTGAATCCCGACAAAAAATTGCCAAAAGTAACAAATGAGAACGAGGTAATAGAAACAACAGATGAAATGGATAATTCAAGAAGAAAAAGAAGAAGATCATCTGCAAATATTGAATAAAGATTCTGAGATAGGTATTGACGAAGTCGGTCGTGGTTCGGTTTTCGGACCTGTATTTTCTGTTGCTGTAGTTCTTTCTAAGAAAAGTGGATTAACTCTCAAGAAATTAGGGGTTAATGATAGTAAAAAATTAACTCCAAAAAAAAGAAAAGATTTTTTTCCTAAAATTATTGCATTATCATCAGATTACGCTTTAGGGCAGTCTTCAGTAAGAGAAATAGATTTGTTGGGGATAAGACATGCAACTGAACTTTCCATGATTAGAGCAGTTAAAAAGTTAAAACATATGCCATCTGAATTATTAATTGACGGCCCATTAACATTAAGACTTTGGGAGGGTAATCAAAGAAATATTATTTCAGGTGATTCTAAATTTATTTCAATAGCTACTGCAAGCATAATTGCTAAAGTAATGCGTGACTCTTTGATGGAAAGATTAGAAAGCAAATATCCTGGATATTTCATATTTAAAAATAAAGGATATGGTACCAAACAACATTTTTCAAGTCTTAAAAAACATGGACTAACGAATCTCCATAGAAAAAGTTTCTTGAATAAGTTAAATCTGATTTAATTCACACCAATTTACAAAATCTTTTATTAATTGTTGTTGAACTCTAGATTTTATTCCTAATAAAATTCCATTCAATACTGAATGACCTGTAGATTCTAAAATTTTCTTTGGCAAAAGTTTCAAAAGAGGCGGTTGACTTACTGAAACTCCGAGTAAGGCTTCACCTTCTAAACCAAAATCAGTTGCCTCCAAATTTGCTTTCAAAATTAAATTAAAGTCTTCAACCATGCCTAAACCATCTAATGTACTATCAAGTGCACTCATTTTTAAAACACCCTTATTATTCTCAACTGCAATTGATACAACAGGTTTAACATCTAATTGAAAAACCTTGAAACTTGTTACAGTATACTTATACATTCCTTCCCCTCCAGGCTCTAATTTCTTTGGGTCTAGCATTGCTCCAACAACTCTTTCTTCCTCCAAAAGATATTTAGAAAGATATTCTTTATTCCTCGTAACAGAAAGTTTAAGTTTCTGTTTTGCATCAAAAGCTAAAAGCATTTTCTATATACCTCCAATGCTTATTTGATCTCTTTTTTTATTACAATTTACCATGAGCAAACAAGTTGCATATTTAGGCCCTAAAGGGACATACGCTGAAAAAGCAGCTCATATTTTATCAAAGCTTGCTAATTTTAAGTCACCTTTATTTGTACCATGTAACGGGCTGTATTCGGTTATTAAATCAATAGCCTACAACAATTGTGATGCAGCAATAGTGCCCATTGAGAATTCTGTTGAAGGAGGAGTGACAACGACTTTAGACGCGCTTTGGAAATTTTCTGATATTAATATAAATAAAGCAATTGTTTTGCCAATAAATCATGCATTAATTAGTGATGGCAAGATTTCAGAGATATCTGAGGTTTTATCTCATCCGCAAGCTTTAGCTCAATGCTCAGAATGGCTATCTGAGAACCTTCCAGAAGCTATTACTTTAGCAACAAAATCTACATCAGAAGCTGTGAATATGGTTAAAGGAAGCTCATTTAGAGCTGCTATTGGTTCGAAATCTCTTATTGAAATAGAAGGACTTCAAGAATTAGCATTTCCTATTAATGATGTCCCAGGTAATTGTACAAGATTTGTATTGTTGAGTAAAGAATATATTGTAGATAAAGCCAATATTGCAAGCTTTGCCTTCTCATTACTCTCAAATAATCCTGGTGCTTTACTAGAAGCTTTAAATTATATTGCAGAATTTGGATTCAATATGAGTAAAATAGAATCTAGACCTTCAAAGAGAGAATTAGGAGAATACATAATCTATGTTGATGTTGAAATAAATACAAAAACTAATATTGAAGCATTTAATAAATTAAAGAAAAAAATACAACCCTTATGTAAACATTTGATCGACTTTGGATGTTATTTATCAGAAAAGATTAATTTAGACTAATTAACCTCTACATTTATAAACTCCAAATTCCATTAAACCTTTTTTAAAGGCCCAATCCATTAAAAGTATTGTAGGTATCTCTCTGATAGACTTTATAATTGCTCCTGGACCAAGGGATAAAATTGAATTAGGTCTTCTCATTCCTTCAAATATTGAATCAAACCAAGAGGGATTTGTAAAAGAATTCCAATTAGAGGATATAACTTGACCTGAACTATTTTTGTTATTTATAAGAATACTACTGAATTCATTGATACTAATAAATTTAGGATGTACCCACTGTTCAAGTAATTGTTTTAAGATTATTTTTTCAATCATGGATGGGGGTTGCTTTTGTAAATCTCTTGAATTCCAATCAGCCAATGCTAAATATCCTCCAGGTCTTAAAGTTCTTAACATTTGATCTGCAAATTTAGTTTTATTATTCATATGGGCTCCTGCCTCAACACTCCAAACACCATCAAATATTCCCTCTTCAAATTTCAAATCCAAAGCATCCATAACTTTGAAGTTGCATTTACATTCATAAGGAGTAAGTTCTTTTGCTCTTTTTACTTGAGCTGGACTAATAGTTATTCCAGTGACATTAAATCCATAATAATTGGCGAGAATTCTAGAACTTCCACCTATTCCGCAACCGACATCTAAAATCCTAGAACCTCTTGGTAATTTATCTAAACCACTCCAACTTACTAACTCATGTACAAATTGAACTTTAGCCTCTCTAAAATCAATATTTTTATTTAGAGGATAGAAACCTAGATGTATATGTTCTCCCCATAATCTTTCTAGTAATTTATCTTGAGTCCAGGAATCATATGCTGTAGCTACAGTTCTCGAAGAAATATATTTTCTAGTATTAATTCTCCAAAGTATTAGAGAAGAAAATAATAAAGTTAAAAATATAACAAGTGAAGATATTAAAAAAATGGACATTTAGTTTTCTTTGATATCAGGAAAACTCTCTTTTAGAGCTGTTCTAGCTGCTAATTGTTTTCTAGTATGATCTAACATTTCAAACTCTCTTTGTAAACGAGTATGTGTGTTCCTCTCCTCTAAAAGTTTTTGCTGCTCTTCAGCTACTGGCCCTCCCAGATGAGCACCGATCCAAAAAGAAAGTTCCATAGGATTCTCAGGTAACTTTTCAGGAAGAACTTTCTGAGAATTAGTTAATTTACCAGTTAATTTAACTACATCATTTAAGGCTTCAGTGACTGAATCTCTTAAAAGATCTAAACTTTGAAAACTATCAATATTTTCGTCAGTAATCCAACTTACCATTGCTGAACAATAAGGTGTAGAACGTACAATTTCAAGAACTTGAAATCTTTGCTGTCCCAAAGTGATTATATTACTTCTACCATCTTCGGCCGTTTGATGTTTAATTATCTGAGCACAACAGCCAACGTTAGCCATACTCTTTTTATTGGGATCCCATTTAATAACTCCAAACATTGAATCTGATTCAAGTACAGATTTAAGCATAATTCTGTATCTCGACTCAAAGATGTGTAGTGGCAAGACTTCTTGTGGGAAAAGAACAACTTCTGGGAGAGGGAACAATGGTAATTCCCTTACTGAAAGCTCTCCCATTTAAACCTCAAATGTTTATTATATTTTAGTGAATTAAAGTTCTATTCGGGATTTCTTATAATTTAACTTCTATGTCTACACCACTAGGAAGATCCAATTTCATTAAGGCATCTATAGTTTTAGCAGAAGGACTATAAATATCAATTATTCTTCTATGAGTTCTGGTCTCGAAATGCTCTCTAGAATCTTTATCAACATGAGGCGATCTTAAAACGCAATAAATTTTTCTTTTAGTTGGTAATGGAATAGGTCCGATAGCTGAAGCAGCGGTTGTATCTGCCGTTTGAATTATTTTGTCACAAGATAAATCAAGCATTCTTCTATCGAAGGCTTTTAATCTGATACGTATTTTTTGTTGAGTAAGTGAAGCTGTCATAAGTTTAAATTAATATCTTTATAGAGGGGTTATTGATAAGCAATAACCCATATCTCTGTATTTAACTATTTTAGATTATCAAAGGTTAACTTTATAAAATCAAAGAAAATTATTCAATAATTTTAGAAACAACACCAGCTCCAATAGTACGACCTCCTTCGCGAATAGCAAAGCGCATACCTTGTTCAATTGCAACTGGACAAATTAATTCTCCAGTCATTTTTATCCTGTCACCTGGCATTACCATCTCAACATTGGCTCCATCATCAGCTGTGAATGCAGTGATTTGTCCAGTTACATCTGTTGTTCTTATATAAAATTGTGGTCTGTAACCAGCAAAGAAAGGTGTATGTCTACCACCCTCTTCTTTCTTAAGGACATAAACTTCTCCTTCAAATTTTGTATGAGGAGTAATCGAACCTTTTTTAACAAGAACCATACCTCTTTCAATATCTTCTTTCTGAACACCACGTAAAAGTAGTCCAACATTATCTCCAGCCATACCTTCATCAAGAAGTTTACGGAACATTTCAACACCCGTGACAGTGGTCAATCTTGTATCTCTTATTCCAACTATTTCAACTTCTTCCCCTACTTTGACTTTTCCTCTCTCTATTCTTCCAGTGGCAACTGTTCCTCTACCTGTGATAGAAAATACATCTTCAACTGCCATCAAAAATGGCTTGTCGATTTCTCTCTCAGGTTCAGGAATACTAGCATCAACGGCAGTCATTAATTCTTCAATTTTAGATTCCCAAGTAGAATCTCCTTCTAAAGCTTTTAGACCTGAAACTTGAACGATGGGTATATCATCACCAGGGAAATCATAACTATCAAGAAGTTCTCTGATTTCCATTTCAACAAGTTCAATGATTTCTTCATCATCTACCATGTCACATTTATTCAAAGCAACAACCAAAGCAGGAACTCCAACTTGTTTTGCTAAAAGAATGTGTTCTTTTGTTTGAGCCATAGGACCATCTGTTGCTGCACAAACTAAAATTGCACCATCCATTTGAGCTGCACCAGTGATCATGTTTTTCACATAATCAGCGTGACCTGGACAGTCAACGTGTGCATAATGTCTTTCGGCTGTTTCGTATTCAACGTGTGCAGTATTAATTGTAATACCACGCTCTCTTTCTTCTGGAGCACCATCGATGTCTCCATAGTCTTGAGCTTGTGCTTGACCTTTTTTAGCTAAAACATTAGTAATAGCAGCAGTCAGGGTTGTTTTTCCATGATCAACGTGGCCAATAGTACCTATGTTGACATGTGGTTTGTTCCTTTCGAACTTCTCGCGAGCCATTTGAATTAAAGAATCGAGGGTTAAAGAGTGTTTAGTTTAGAGATCAGGAGTTGCCCTGATTCTTGGAAATGATAGCTTCAGCAACGTTACGAGGAACTTCCTCATAATTTGCGAACTCCATTGAAAATATGCCCCGACCTTGAGTCATTGATCGGAGTTGAGTGGCATAACCGAACATTTCGGCTAAAGGCACTTTGGCCTGTACTTTAGACAATCCATCATCGACAGATTGTCCTTCGACTTGACCTCTCCTTGAAGAGAGATCACCAATTACAGATCCAAGAAAATCATCAGGACTTTCGACCTCGACTTTCATCATAGGCTCTAAGAGGACAGGATTGCATTTTTTAACCCCATCTTTAAAAGCCATTGAACCTGCAATTTTGAAGGCCATTTCAGATGAGTCTACATCGTGGAACGAACCATCGACTAGTGTTACTTTTACATCAATCAGCGGATAACCGGCAAGAACCCCTGATTCGCAGGTTTCTTTCATTCCATTTGAGGCTGGTCCAATATATTCTTTTGGCACAGTTCCACCCACGATTTTGTTAACAAATTCAAACCCTTTGCCGACTTCGGCAGGTTCCATTTCAATAACTACGTGTCCATATTGTCCTTTACCTCCTGTTTGTCTTGCATATTTTCCTTCACCCTTGGAACTTGATCTAATTGTTTCTCTATAAGAAACCTGAGGGGCGCCTATATTTGCCTCAACTTTAAACTCTCTCAACATTCTGTCTACAAGAATTTCAAGATGTAGTTCCCCCATGCCGGCTATTACAGTCTGATTAGTCTCTTGATCTGTACTTACCCTAAAGGTTGGATCTTCTTCAGACAAGGCTTGTAAGGCCTTAGAAAGTTTCTCCATATCTCCTTTAGTTTTTGGTTCTACAGCAACTGATATAACAGGTTCGGGGATAAATAAAGTTTCTAGAACTATTGGGTCGTCAGTATTACACAAGGTATCACCTGTTGTTGTATTCTTCAATCCCAATACAGCACCTAAATCTCCTGCTCTTAATTCATCAACTTCTTCTCTTTCATCTGCTTTTAAGATGACTAACCTTGAAATTCTCTCTTTAGCATCCTTAGTTGAATTCATAACATAACTTCCTTTAGAAAGCACTCCAGAATACATTCTTACAAAAGTTAGTTTTCCATAAGGATCAGACATGACTTTGAAAGCAAGTGCACTGAAAGGAGCATTGTCATCCGAAGGTCTAACATCTTCTTTACCATTTGGTAAAACACCTTGAATTGGTTTTACATCAATTGGAGCTGGTAAATAATCAACTACTGCATCAAGAACTAATTGAACCCCTTTATTTTTAAAGGCTGATCCACATAAAACAGGAACCAAACCATGTTTGAGAACTCCTTCTCTAATCCCTTTTTTTAATTGATCTTCAGTTAATTCTCCCTTATCCAAAAATATTTCAATTAATTCTTCATCATTTTCTGCGACACTTTCCATTAATTTGCTTCTCCATTCCAATGCCTCGTCTTTCATCTCATCTGGTATAGGAGCTTCTTCAATATCAGTTCCTAAATCATTTTTGTATAAATAAGCCTTGTTACTTACTAAATCAATAATTCCTGAAAGATCACCTTCAGCTCCTATTGGAAGTTGAATAGGAAAAGCATTTGCTTTAAGACGATCTTTAATTTGTTGATTAACCTTTAGGAAGTCTGCGCCTGTTCTATCCATCTTATTAACGAAAACCATTCTTGGAACAGAGTATCTATCAGCTTGTCTCCAAACAGTCTCTGATTGTGGCTGAACTCCTCCTACCGCACAAAACACAGCTATAACACCATCTAAAACTCTCATTGATCTTTCAACTTCAATTGTGAAGTCAACGTGTCCTGGAGTATCAATAATATTAATTCTATGATCTTGCCAACTAGTAGAAATAGCAGCAGCTGTGATAGTAATTCCTCTTTCTCTTTCTTGAGCCATCCAATCTGTTACCGCAGCACCATCATGTACTTCTCCGATTTTATGAACAACCCCTGAATAAAAAAGTATTCTTTCAGTAGTAGTTGTTTTACCAGCGTCAATATGAGCGGCTATACCTATATTCCTTACTCGTTCAAGGGGAAAGTCGCGTGCCAATGTTAAAACTCCAAATAGAATGAATTGCTAAATAGCAACAGTTTATTTAATCAAATAAACTTTTGTTTAATAATAAACTAAATAAGGACCATTTTGGGTCGAAATTAGTATCTGTAGTGAGCAAAAGCTTTATTAGCTTCTGCCATTTTATGAGTATCCTCTCTCTTCTTAACTGCGCTGCCAGTTTCATTAGCTGCATCCATTAATTCACCTGCTAACTTTTGCGACATACTCTTTCCATTTCTTCCTCTTGAAAAGGTAACTAGCCATCTTAATGCCATAGCAGTTCCTCTCTCTTGACGAACTTCCATAGGAACTTGATAGGTTGCACCTCCAACTCTTCTAGCTCTCACCTCTACCAATGGGGTTGCATTCTTTACGGCTGTTTCAAATAACTCCACAGCATTTCCACCTGTTCTTTCACTGATTAGAGAGAAAGCATCTGATAGTATTTTTTGTGCAGTAGATTTTTTACCATGTTTCATCAATCTAGAAATCATCATTGAGGCAAGACGACTATTAAATTGGGGGTCTGGTAAAACCGGTCTTTTTACTGCTGCATTACGACGTGACATTTTAGAAAAGAATTGAAGTTAAAAAATTAATCATTTTTAGGGGCTTTTGCACCATATTTAGACCTGGATTGACGTCTATCTTTGACTCCTGCAGTATCTAAAGTTCCTCTTATTATATGGTATCTTACCCCCGGCAGATCTTTAACTCTTCCTCCCCTAAGTAGGACTACAGAGTGTTCCTGTAAATTATGTCCGATACCTGGAATATATGCGGTAACTTCAAAACCAGAAGTTAGTCTAACTCTGGCAACTTTTCTTAAGGCAGAATTAGGTTTCTTAGGAGTAGATGTATAAACTCTTGTACATACTCCTCTTCTCTCTGGACAAGATTTAAGTGCAGGAGATTTTGTTTTTCTTGTCAGACGTTTTCTTTCTGATCCAATTAATTGGGAAATGGTCGGCATCTATATTAATAGATAAAAATACATATCAAAACATCATAACCTTTTACGAGTCATATCTAAAGCATTTTTGATTTTTTTTGATTTATGAATAAAATTTTAATTTGTTTAGTAATTCTTCATTATTTTTGCTTTGTATTTTGAAATTCATTTTTATAATAGAAATAAATAAATTTTCTTATATAGTTAAATAATCTATGCGAGGGAGTATCAAAAGAAGCAACGAGTCATATCAAGATAGTTATTCTCCAAATGGAATTATTGGAGAGAAAGATGCTTGTGGTGTTGGTTTCATAGCAAATATTGATGGCAAAGAAAGTAATTGGATATTGAAGCAATCTTTAAAAGGTCTTAATTGTATGGAGCATAGAGGAGGATGCGGAGGAGATAGTGATTCTGGTGATGGGGCAGGAATTTTATGTTCAATTCCATGGGAATTTTTAGATAGAGAATTAAATTTAAATACTGAAAGCTACGAAAAACGAGGTTTAGGCATGATTTTTATGCCAAATAATGAATTAAAAGTTAAAGAATCAAAACTTATATGCGATGAAGAAGCTAAAGAATTAAATTTTAAACAATCATTTTGGAGAAATGTACCTATTAAAAATGAAACATTAGGAATTTTAGCAAAAGCAAACGCACCATTTATAAACCAATGGATCGTCTGCTTAGAAAAAGATGATAGTAGAGATATTGAGATGCTCTTGTTTCAACTAAGAAAAAGAATTGAAAAAAGGATAAGAGATAATACAAAAAATGCTATCGGTGAATGCGAATTTTATTTCGCATCACTTAGTTCTAAAACTGTTGTTTATAAAGGTATGGTTAGATCTGAAGTTTTATCAGAATTTTACGAAGACTTAAAGAAAGAAGATTTTAAAGTTTCTTTTTCTGTTTACCATCGAAGATTTAGCACAAATACCTTACCAAAATGGCCTCTTGCTCA is part of the Prochlorococcus marinus subsp. pastoris str. CCMP1986 genome and harbors:
- a CDS encoding LON peptidase substrate-binding domain-containing protein → MGELSVRELPLFPLPEVVLFPQEVLPLHIFESRYRIMLKSVLESDSMFGVIKWDPNKKSMANVGCCAQIIKHQTAEDGRSNIITLGQQRFQVLEIVRSTPYCSAMVSWITDENIDSFQSLDLLRDSVTEALNDVVKLTGKLTNSQKVLPEKLPENPMELSFWIGAHLGGPVAEEQQKLLEERNTHTRLQREFEMLDHTRKQLAARTALKESFPDIKEN
- the rpsG gene encoding 30S ribosomal protein S7, producing the protein MSRRNAAVKRPVLPDPQFNSRLASMMISRLMKHGKKSTAQKILSDAFSLISERTGGNAVELFETAVKNATPLVEVRARRVGGATYQVPMEVRQERGTAMALRWLVTFSRGRNGKSMSQKLAGELMDAANETGSAVKKREDTHKMAEANKAFAHYRY
- the rpsJ gene encoding 30S ribosomal protein S10, with product MTASLTQQKIRIRLKAFDRRMLDLSCDKIIQTADTTAASAIGPIPLPTKRKIYCVLRSPHVDKDSREHFETRTHRRIIDIYSPSAKTIDALMKLDLPSGVDIEVKL
- the tuf gene encoding elongation factor Tu; protein product: MAREKFERNKPHVNIGTIGHVDHGKTTLTAAITNVLAKKGQAQAQDYGDIDGAPEERERGITINTAHVEYETAERHYAHVDCPGHADYVKNMITGAAQMDGAILVCAATDGPMAQTKEHILLAKQVGVPALVVALNKCDMVDDEEIIELVEMEIRELLDSYDFPGDDIPIVQVSGLKALEGDSTWESKIEELMTAVDASIPEPEREIDKPFLMAVEDVFSITGRGTVATGRIERGKVKVGEEVEIVGIRDTRLTTVTGVEMFRKLLDEGMAGDNVGLLLRGVQKEDIERGMVLVKKGSITPHTKFEGEVYVLKKEEGGRHTPFFAGYRPQFYIRTTDVTGQITAFTADDGANVEMVMPGDRIKMTGELICPVAIEQGMRFAIREGGRTIGAGVVSKIIE
- a CDS encoding methyltransferase domain-containing protein, which codes for MSIFLISSLVIFLTLLFSSLILWRINTRKYISSRTVATAYDSWTQDKLLERLWGEHIHLGFYPLNKNIDFREAKVQFVHELVSWSGLDKLPRGSRILDVGCGIGGSSRILANYYGFNVTGITISPAQVKRAKELTPYECKCNFKVMDALDLKFEEGIFDGVWSVEAGAHMNNKTKFADQMLRTLRPGGYLALADWNSRDLQKQPPSMIEKIILKQLLEQWVHPKFISINEFSSILINNKNSSGQVISSNWNSFTNPSWFDSIFEGMRRPNSILSLGPGAIIKSIREIPTILLMDWAFKKGLMEFGVYKCRG
- the rpsL gene encoding 30S ribosomal protein S12: MPTISQLIGSERKRLTRKTKSPALKSCPERRGVCTRVYTSTPKKPNSALRKVARVRLTSGFEVTAYIPGIGHNLQEHSVVLLRGGRVKDLPGVRYHIIRGTLDTAGVKDRRQSRSKYGAKAPKND
- the fusA gene encoding elongation factor G yields the protein MARDFPLERVRNIGIAAHIDAGKTTTTERILFYSGVVHKIGEVHDGAAVTDWMAQERERGITITAAAISTSWQDHRINIIDTPGHVDFTIEVERSMRVLDGVIAVFCAVGGVQPQSETVWRQADRYSVPRMVFVNKMDRTGADFLKVNQQIKDRLKANAFPIQLPIGAEGDLSGIIDLVSNKAYLYKNDLGTDIEEAPIPDEMKDEALEWRSKLMESVAENDEELIEIFLDKGELTEDQLKKGIREGVLKHGLVPVLCGSAFKNKGVQLVLDAVVDYLPAPIDVKPIQGVLPNGKEDVRPSDDNAPFSALAFKVMSDPYGKLTFVRMYSGVLSKGSYVMNSTKDAKERISRLVILKADEREEVDELRAGDLGAVLGLKNTTTGDTLCNTDDPIVLETLFIPEPVISVAVEPKTKGDMEKLSKALQALSEEDPTFRVSTDQETNQTVIAGMGELHLEILVDRMLREFKVEANIGAPQVSYRETIRSSSKGEGKYARQTGGKGQYGHVVIEMEPAEVGKGFEFVNKIVGGTVPKEYIGPASNGMKETCESGVLAGYPLIDVKVTLVDGSFHDVDSSEMAFKIAGSMAFKDGVKKCNPVLLEPMMKVEVESPDDFLGSVIGDLSSRRGQVEGQSVDDGLSKVQAKVPLAEMFGYATQLRSMTQGRGIFSMEFANYEEVPRNVAEAIISKNQGNS